The Salvelinus fontinalis isolate EN_2023a chromosome 36, ASM2944872v1, whole genome shotgun sequence genome window below encodes:
- the LOC129835079 gene encoding E3 ubiquitin-protein ligase pellino homolog 1-like isoform X1 — protein MVLEGSSEALCPPPSLELRPSCNKSQPSPPLGSCSTPHDGLFPGDKEPVKYGELIVLGHNGSLANGDKGRRRSRLALYKRPKANGVKPDVIHNVSTPLVSKHRQALSNKSQHSISYTLSRSHSVIVEYTHDTNTDMFQIGRSTESMIDFVVTDTAGSSTSGGGGGWQVQGAAGEGVGGGGQSAQSTISRYACRIMCERSAPYTARIYAAGFDSSKNIFLGERAAKWRTSDGLMDGLTTNGVLVMHPAGDFVSEPAPGVWREISVCGNVFALRETRSAQQRGKLVENESNTLQDGSLIDLCGATLLWRTPTGLRRTPTLKQLESLRQELNAARPQCPVGFNTLAFPSLARREIVDKKQPWVYVNCGHVHGYHNWGYRKDKGHNVGPGGTAPASTGERECPMCRRVGPYVPLWLGCEGGLYLDAGPPTHAFCPCGHVCSEKTVAGWSQIPLPHGTHAFHAACPFCGTWLTGEQGHIKLIFQGPVD, from the exons ATGGTTTTGGAGGGTAGCTCGGAGGCCCTGTGTCCCCCGCCCTCACTGGAGCTGCGCCCGTCCTGCAACAAGAGCCAGCCCTCGCCTCCCCTGGGCTCATGCTCCACGCCCCACGACGGACTCTTCCCCGGGGACAAGGAGCCCGTCAAATACGGGGAGCTCATCGTCTTAGG GCACAATGGTTCCTTGGCCAATGGGGATAAGGGGCGAAGGAGAAGTCGCCTGGCCCTCTACAAGAGACCCAAAGCCAACGGGGTCAAACCTGATGTCATCCACAATGTCTCGACCCCTCTGGTGTCAAA gcATCGACAGGCCCTCAGCAACAAAAGCCAGCACAGCATCTCCTACACCCTGTCCAGGAGTCACTCGGTCATTGTAGAGTACACTCATGACACCAACACAGACATGTTTCAG ATCGGGCGTTCTACAGAGAGCATGATTGACTTTGTGGTGACGGACACAGCGGGCAGCAGCAccagtggtggtggcggtgggtGGCAGGTCCAGGGGGCGGCAGGCGAGGGGGTCGGAGGAGGGGGGCAGTCAGCCCAGAGCACAATCTCCCGCTACGCGTGCCGTATCATGTGCGAACGCAGCGCCCCGTACACGGCCCGCATCTACGCCGCCGGCTTCGACTCCTCCAAAAACATCTTCCTGGGG GAGCGGGCTGCCAAATGGCGAACGTCAGACGGCTTGATGGACGGCCTGACCACCAATGGCGTGTTGGTGATGCACCCGGCGGGAGATTTTGTGTCGGAGCCGGCGCCAGGCGTGTGGCGGGAGATCTCGGTGTGCGGGAACGTCTTCGCCCTGCGGGAGACGCGCTCGGCCCAACAGAGGGGAAAATTG GTGGAGAATGAATCCAACACCCTGCAGGACGGCTCTCTGATTGACCTGTGCGGCGCCACCCTCCTGTGGCGTACCCCGACGGGCCTGCGCCGCACCCCCACCCTCAAGCAGCTGGAGTCCCTCCGCCAGGAGCTGAATGCCGCCCGGCCCCAGTGCCCCGTGGGTTTCAACACCCTGGCCTTCCCCAGCCTGGCCCGGCGAGAGATTGTTGACAAGAAGCAGCCCTGGGTCTATGTCAACTGTGGTCACGTGCACGGCTACCACAACTGGGGCTACCGGAAAGACAAGGGCCACAACGTGGGCCCCGGGGGGACGGCTCCGGCGAGTACCGGGGAGAGGGAGTGCCCCATGTGCCGGCGCGTGGGCCCCTACGTGCCCCTGTGGCTTGGCTGCGAGGGCGGGCTGTACCTGGACGCTGGGCCACCGACACACGCCTTCTGCCCCTGCGGCCACGTGTGCTCTGAAAAAACTGTGGCGGGCTGGAGCCAAATCCCGCTGCCGCACGGAACTCACGCCTTCCACGCCGCATGCCCCTTCTGCGGCACCTGGCTGACTGGCGAGCAGGGGCACATCAAACTCATCTTTCAGGGGCCCGTCGACTGA
- the LOC129835079 gene encoding E3 ubiquitin-protein ligase pellino homolog 1-like isoform X2 → MVLEGSSEALCPPPSLELRPSCNKSQPSPPLGSCSTPHDGLFPGDKEPVKYGELIVLGHNGSLANGDKGRRRSRLALYKRPKANGVKPDVIHNVSTPLVSKALSNKSQHSISYTLSRSHSVIVEYTHDTNTDMFQIGRSTESMIDFVVTDTAGSSTSGGGGGWQVQGAAGEGVGGGGQSAQSTISRYACRIMCERSAPYTARIYAAGFDSSKNIFLGERAAKWRTSDGLMDGLTTNGVLVMHPAGDFVSEPAPGVWREISVCGNVFALRETRSAQQRGKLVENESNTLQDGSLIDLCGATLLWRTPTGLRRTPTLKQLESLRQELNAARPQCPVGFNTLAFPSLARREIVDKKQPWVYVNCGHVHGYHNWGYRKDKGHNVGPGGTAPASTGERECPMCRRVGPYVPLWLGCEGGLYLDAGPPTHAFCPCGHVCSEKTVAGWSQIPLPHGTHAFHAACPFCGTWLTGEQGHIKLIFQGPVD, encoded by the exons ATGGTTTTGGAGGGTAGCTCGGAGGCCCTGTGTCCCCCGCCCTCACTGGAGCTGCGCCCGTCCTGCAACAAGAGCCAGCCCTCGCCTCCCCTGGGCTCATGCTCCACGCCCCACGACGGACTCTTCCCCGGGGACAAGGAGCCCGTCAAATACGGGGAGCTCATCGTCTTAGG GCACAATGGTTCCTTGGCCAATGGGGATAAGGGGCGAAGGAGAAGTCGCCTGGCCCTCTACAAGAGACCCAAAGCCAACGGGGTCAAACCTGATGTCATCCACAATGTCTCGACCCCTCTGGTGTCAAAG GCCCTCAGCAACAAAAGCCAGCACAGCATCTCCTACACCCTGTCCAGGAGTCACTCGGTCATTGTAGAGTACACTCATGACACCAACACAGACATGTTTCAG ATCGGGCGTTCTACAGAGAGCATGATTGACTTTGTGGTGACGGACACAGCGGGCAGCAGCAccagtggtggtggcggtgggtGGCAGGTCCAGGGGGCGGCAGGCGAGGGGGTCGGAGGAGGGGGGCAGTCAGCCCAGAGCACAATCTCCCGCTACGCGTGCCGTATCATGTGCGAACGCAGCGCCCCGTACACGGCCCGCATCTACGCCGCCGGCTTCGACTCCTCCAAAAACATCTTCCTGGGG GAGCGGGCTGCCAAATGGCGAACGTCAGACGGCTTGATGGACGGCCTGACCACCAATGGCGTGTTGGTGATGCACCCGGCGGGAGATTTTGTGTCGGAGCCGGCGCCAGGCGTGTGGCGGGAGATCTCGGTGTGCGGGAACGTCTTCGCCCTGCGGGAGACGCGCTCGGCCCAACAGAGGGGAAAATTG GTGGAGAATGAATCCAACACCCTGCAGGACGGCTCTCTGATTGACCTGTGCGGCGCCACCCTCCTGTGGCGTACCCCGACGGGCCTGCGCCGCACCCCCACCCTCAAGCAGCTGGAGTCCCTCCGCCAGGAGCTGAATGCCGCCCGGCCCCAGTGCCCCGTGGGTTTCAACACCCTGGCCTTCCCCAGCCTGGCCCGGCGAGAGATTGTTGACAAGAAGCAGCCCTGGGTCTATGTCAACTGTGGTCACGTGCACGGCTACCACAACTGGGGCTACCGGAAAGACAAGGGCCACAACGTGGGCCCCGGGGGGACGGCTCCGGCGAGTACCGGGGAGAGGGAGTGCCCCATGTGCCGGCGCGTGGGCCCCTACGTGCCCCTGTGGCTTGGCTGCGAGGGCGGGCTGTACCTGGACGCTGGGCCACCGACACACGCCTTCTGCCCCTGCGGCCACGTGTGCTCTGAAAAAACTGTGGCGGGCTGGAGCCAAATCCCGCTGCCGCACGGAACTCACGCCTTCCACGCCGCATGCCCCTTCTGCGGCACCTGGCTGACTGGCGAGCAGGGGCACATCAAACTCATCTTTCAGGGGCCCGTCGACTGA